Proteins encoded within one genomic window of Humulus lupulus chromosome 1, drHumLupu1.1, whole genome shotgun sequence:
- the LOC133814284 gene encoding proteinase inhibitor-like yields the protein MSICTGKNSWPELVGANGEEAAKKIEEENSNVDAIVVVEGSGVPENFSCLRVWVWVNDYGIVTQVPNIG from the exons ATGTCGATTTGTACAG GAAAGAATTCGTGGCCGGAGCTTGTGGGAGCTAATGGGGAAGAAGCAGCGAAAAAGATAGAAGAAGAGAACAGTAATGTGGATGCGATTGTGGTAGTCGAAGGGAGTGGGGTGCCTGAGAACTTCAGCTGCCTCAGAGTTTGGGTTTGGGTCAATGACTATGGCATCGTCACTCAAGTTCCTAACATTGGCTAG
- the LOC133814349 gene encoding inhibitor of trypsin and hageman factor-like: protein MDECPAAGKNSWPELKGKKGKEAKETIEKENKNVKAIVILDGTMVTQEIDCGRVRVWVDDCGIVVKVPTIG from the coding sequence GTAAGAACTCATGGCCGGAGCTgaagggaaagaaaggaaaggaagcGAAGGAAACGATAGAGAAGGAGAACAAGAATGTGAAGGCCATAGTGATTCTGGATGGGACTATGGTGACTCAGGAGATTGATTGTGGGAGGGTTAGGGTTTGGGTTGATGACTGTGGCATCGTCGTTAAAGTCCCTACGATTGGCTAA